The DNA region GGGGAGCATACGCCGCTGCCGGGCAGTGACGATCCCTGGGGCCGCTGGCTGCGCCAGATCGAGTTGACAGAACAGGGTGGCCAGACGGTCATGGAAGGGGCAGGTGGCGCGCCGCTCCTGATGTTGGATCGTGTCGGGCAGGGGCGCGTGGCGCTGCTGGCCTCGGATCATGCCTGGCTCTGGGATCGTGGGTATGAAGGCGGCGGGCCGCAACTGGAATTGCTGCGCCGCCTGGCCCATTGGATGATGGGCGAGCCCGACCTTGAGGAAGAGGCGCTGGTGGCCGATGTCGATGGCCAGACCATCACGATCACCCGCCGGACGCTGGCCGATGAGGTAGGCTCCGTCATCGTCACCACACCCGATGGTGAGCAGTTGGAAGTGATGCTGGAAGAGACCGCACCGGGGGCCTTCACGGCCCAGATCGAGGGCTTGGAGCAGGGGCTTTACCGTTTGGTGGAAAGCGATCTGGAGCGCGTTATTGCCCTAGGACCCGCCGCGCCGCGCGAATTTGAGGTCACGATTGCCGGGGCCGAGCGGATTGACCCGCTGCTGGACGCGGAAGGCGGACGCTCGGTGCGTCTGGAAGATGGCCTGCCGGACCTGCGCCGCGTGTCTGAGGGACGCACGGCCCATGGGCGCGGATGGCTGGGGCTGACCACGCGGGAGGCTTACGTCACCACGGACGTGACCGTGACTCCGTTCATTCAGGCCTGGGTGTTCCTGCTTCTGGCGGCGGGTCTGATGCTGGCAGGCTGGTTGCGCGAAGGGCGTCAGTAGCGGCTTGACGGGTGTCGCCTTGCCTTCGGCAATGGCGACCGGGCGAGGGGGAAACCCCCTCGCGCTCCCCCGAGATGCGCAACCGCGAGAGACTCCACCGAGAGTGGCCAATGTTTACGAGGGGACCGGGGTGGCGTCAGCCCGGCAGGTCGAAGGCCGTCGTCGTCTCGGCCCATCCATCAACATTTGTGCGCGCGCGGATGAAGACCTGCTCCGTGCCCTCGGGGATCATCACTCCGGAGGTGGAGCGGGTGAACGGTTGCTCCTCCACATGGGGATGCGCCAAGGGACGCTCTCCGATCACGGTGCCATCGGCCAGTTCCACGCGCCAGCCGTCGGCGTAATCGTCCCATCCGGTATCGCCATGGGCCAGGGTCACATTGAACCGCCAACCGGACGCGCTGTCGGTGGCGGTGATCTCCACAACCTCCGCCGGGTCGGCCCGGACGGGGGTGGTGGAGAGGGCGATGAGCAGCACGGGGATAAGATGTTTCATGCCCACAAGATACCGAAGCCCCGCGAAGATGCACGCCACAATGAGGGGAGCTTAAAGGTCAAGATCCGACGGTTCATAGATGTGCCGCCCATCGGGGGACGGCTGCTGGATCTTCCTGGCCCAGACCCGGCGCACATCATCCATGCCGAGATCTGGATGGGCGGCGAGAAAATCCCGTGTGTATTGGTTGAACTGGTTGTGGCCCTTGATGTCGCTTTGCCAGCCGGGCCTGCGCCGCTCCGCCTGCAAGTCGCGCCAGACTGCGCAGGCGTCGCTCAGCGTTTTCCCGCTGTTCTCCTTCAGCCAGGCCATCAACGGGATGGAGAAAGCGAACCTGGGCCCCAACTGCGCCTTGAAGAACCGGCGCACGTTCTGGGTGTTTTTGTAACTGTCGGTCAGGATTGTGTCTGGCGTCAGCTTGGCGCTGTGCCAATCGAAGTCAGACGTGGGTTTTGGGGCTGGAGCCTCGGGCAGATCCCGCGCGCCGGTGTCGAGGAAATGGGCGATGCGGTCGAGGATGGTGAACTTCGCGCCGCTGCGCTTCAGGCCAAGGGTGCGGGCGTGGGCCACCAACTCATCCTTGCGCCAATACCATTGCCTCAGGTCCGCGCCGGTGCGGATGTCTGCTATGTCCGGGCGCATCTGCCGTGGCATCAGAACGGCTTGTAAACGACCAGGATCAACACGCCGATGGCGCCCAAGACGCTGATCTCATTATAGACGCGCAGCCAGCGGTCCGATTCTGTGAAAATGCCTTTGCGGGCGCGCAGGACCAGCCGCCCGGTCCACCCGTAATGCGCGGCCAGAAGCGCCACGACGGTAATTTTTGCGTGCGTCCATGCGGGCCAGCCCCACAGATGCGCCAGATACAGGCCCGAGAGAATCGCGATCACGCCAAGCCCGAGCGAAAAGCGGTAGATGCGGATTGTCAGGTCCCCGGTCGGGCCGAAGGTGCCCTGCGCCGCCCACTCCCGCTTCCAGAAGATGATCGCGCGCGGGGCAGCGAAGATGCCGGTCATCCACCCCAAAACACACAACAGATGCAAGACTTTGACCCATTCCATGGGGCCTACTTCTGGTCTCGAATGCGGTGGCCCGCAAGATGCGGCATCGCTGCAGGGCGAAAACAATTGCCATACGGCCATATTGGTTATATTATTTTACCAATTCGCGGATCTTGCCCGCATGATGGGAGGAAAGCCAATGCAAATGCCCACACCTGACGCCCGCGTTCTGGCCCGCAAAGCGCGGATCGTCGAACGCCTGCTGACTGTCCTGCCGAAAACGGCCGTCATCCATGAGGACGCGGAAACCAAGGCCTATGAATGCGATGCGCTGACGGCCTACAGATGCCCGCCGCTGGCCGCGATCCTGCCGTCCTCGACCGAAGAAGTCGCCGCCGCCCTGAAGATTTGCCATGAGGAAGGCGTGCCGGTTGTGCCGCGCGGTGCTGGCACGTCCCTGGCCGGTGGGTCGCTGCCCACTGCCGATAGCGTGATCCTGGGCGTGGCGCGGATGAACCAGGTGCTGGAGACGGATTATGAGAACCGCGTGATCCGCGTGCAAAGCGGGCGCACCAATCTGTCGGTGACCGGCGCGGTGGAGGCGGAGGAGTTCTTCTACGCCCCCGACCCGTCCTCGCAACTGGCCTGTGCCATCGCGGGCAATATCGCGATGAATTCCGGCGGGGCCCATTGCCTGAAATACGGCGTGACCACCAACAATCTTCTGGGCGTGAAACTGGTGACGATGGAAGGGGACGTGCTGGAGATTGGCGGCGCGCATCTCGATAGCGGCAATTATGACCTTCTGGGCCTGATCTGCGGCAGCGAAGGGCAGTTGGGCGTGGTGACCGAGGCGACGTTGCGGATCCTGCGCAAGCCCGAAGGGGCGCGGCCCGTGCTGATCGGGTTCGACAGCAACGAAGTGGCGGGCGCCTGCGTCAGCGATATCATCAAGGCAGGCGTCCTGCCCGTGGCGATTGAATTCATGGACCGTCCGATCCTGGAGATTGCGGAAAACCACGCCAAGGCGGGCTACCCCGATTGCGAAGCGGTGCTGATCGTGGAGGTGGAGGGATCGCCGTCCGAGATCGACGCGCAGCTTGGCCTGATCAAGCAAATCGCGCGGTCTCACAATCCGGTGGATCTGCGGGAGGCTGAGACAGCGGAGGAAGCGGCCCGCATCTGGCTTGGCCGCAAAAGTGCCTTCGGGGCCGTGGGGCAAGTGGCCGATTACATGTGCCTCGACGGGACAATCCCCGTGGGGGAACTGCCGCGCGTGCTGACCGGGATCAAGGAGATTGGCGATAAGTACGGGCTGAAAGTGGGCAATGTGTTCCATGCGGGTGATGGCAACATGCATCCGCTGATCATGTTTGACGCCAACAAGCCTGGCGATCTGGAGTTATGCGAGGCCTGCGGGGCGGATATCCTGAGGCTATGCGTGGAGGTCGGCGGGTGCCTGACCGGAGAGCATGGCGTGGGGGTGGAGAAGCGCGACCTGATGGGCGCGCAGTTCACCGATGCGGATATGGAGGCGCAGATGCGGGTGAAGGATGTGTTTGACCCCGCGTGGCTGCTGAACCCCGCGAAGGTGTTCCCGCTGGAGACGTCACAGGGCCGGAGGGAGAGAAATTTCGCCGCCTGACGGCGTCGACCAACCGGGGGATGTCATCCCCCGGACCCCCCTGAACGGGGGGCTGTCCGCCCCCTATGTGTCTTTCCCGAAAGGGAAAGATCACAGACCCCCGAGAGTTGTATTTGCCAAGATGAAGGAGCGGGCACGATGTTGAGCCCTGCGAGTGAGGCCGAGCTGGCTGGACTGGTGAAAGGCGCGCAAGGCCCATTGCGCGTCGTCGGCGGCGGCACGCGGTCCATCGGGGGGGTCGGGCCCGGCGAGGTTTTGTCTCTGTCCGATATGGTCGGCATCGAGATGTACGACCCGGGGGCGATGACCTTGGTGGCCAAGGCGGGCACCCCGCTGGAAGATATCGAGGCGGCCCTCGCGGCGGAAAACCAGATGCTGGCGTTTGAGCCCGCGGATATGCGTGCGCTTCTGGGGCGTGACGGCGCGTCGACCATCGGCGGCGTGGTGGCGGCCAACGCCGCTGGCCCCCGGCGCTTGCAGGCGGGCGCGTGCCGCGATGCGTTGTTGGGCGTGCGTTTTGTGGATGGGCGCGGAGAGATCCTGAAGAACGGCGGGCGCGTGATGAAGAACGTCACCGGCTATGATCTGGTGAAGCTGATGGCGGGGTCCTACGGGACCCTTGGCGTGATTTCGGAAGTGGCATTGAGGGTGCTTCCCAAGCTGAACGGGGCCACGTTGACCGTGCGCGGCGGCGATGCGCTCGCGATCATGACCGAAGCGATGATGTCGCCGTTCGACGTCTCAGGCGCGGCGGCGGTGCCGGGGGAGGGGACATTCCTGCGGTTGGAGGGGCTTGAGGTCTCGGTCCAGTACAGGGTGGAGCAGTTGAGCGCCTTGCTGGGCAAGATGGGCGTGGTGGAGGTGATTTCAGACCCAGATGCCTCCGCCGCTCTGTGGACACGGCTGCGTGATGTGACGGATTTTGCCGATGGCACCAGTGCCGTCTGGCGCGTCTCGATGAAGCCGTCCGATCTGATGACCCGGCGTGTGCCAGACCTCGGTGGCGATCTGGATGTGCAATACGATTGGGCCGGGGGGCTGGCCTGGATGCGGATGGCCGACGGGGCTGAGGACGCGCAGATCGTGGAGCGGCACGGGGCCATTCAGGCCGCCGTCACCGCCAACGGTGGCGGCCACGCGACGCTTTTCAAAGCGCCCGATGCGGTGCACGCCCATGTCTGTGCCTTCCAGCCGGAACCGCCCGGTGTGGCGGCTCTGTCCAAGGGCCTGCGCGTGCAGTTTGACCCGCGCGGCATCCTGAACCCCGGATTGATGGGGGCCTGATGTGGGACATATTCGCGATCATGGGGGTGACCTGCGCGCTGTGTGCCGTGGGACTGTCGCTGATCATGACCTCCCACGGTCAGGGCGCGGCGATCATGTCCGTGTTCACGGTCGCAGCCCTTGTCGGTCTGTTCGCGCTGGACGGGCGGCCGGGCATGTTGCTGGCCTTCGGGGCGGGTGCGGGTGTTTTTGGATGTGCGGCCGCCATCGGCACCTTTCGCTTCTGGCACGGCGGCACACCCTTGGCGCGCGCCGGGCTGACCTTGGCAATCCTGGCCGGGCTGGCGGCGACGCTCGGCCTTGCCGCCTATCTGGCCATCCCGCGATGACACGCAGTTTCACACGTCGCCCGCGCCCCGTCGGGGCCGCCGCGCGCACGATCTGAGGACACGGACATGCAGACCACCTTCACGCCCGAACAGTTGAAAGATCCCGCCACCGCGCGCTCCAACGAGATCCTGCGCACCTGTGTCCATTGCGGATTCTGTACCGCGACCTGCCCGACCTATCAGGTGCTTGGCGATGAGCTGGACAGCCCACGGGGGCGGATCTACTTGATCAAGGACATGATGGAAAATGACCGCCCGGCGGATGAGAAAACCGTCAAGCATATCGACCGCTGCCTGTCGTGTCTGGCCTGCATGACGACCTGTCCCTCGGGCGTGCATTACATGCATCTGGTTGATCACGCTCGGGAATATATTGAACAGACCTACAAACGCCCCTGGTTTGAGCGGGTCCTGCGCTGGACGCTGGCGCGGATCCTGCCCTATCCCACGCGCTTCCGGCTGGCGTTGCTTGGCGCGAAAATCGGACGTCCCTTTGCCCGCCTGATGCCCGACGCCCGTCTGCGCGCGATGCTGGACATGGCGCCCGATTACATCCCCCCCGTCAGCCGCAATGATGATCCGCAGACGTTTCCGGTGTCTGGCCCGGCGGCGCAAAAGAAGATGCGTGTCGCGCTGATGACGGGCTGTGCCCAAAAAGCGCTCAACACCGATATCAATGACGCCACGATCCGCATCCTGACGCGTCTGGGCGCGGAGGTTGTGGTGGCCGAGGGCGCGGGGTGTTGCGGCGCGCTGACCCATCACATGGGCAAGACCTCCGAAAGCCACGGCACGGCGGCCAAGAACATCCGCGCCTGGGCCAATGAAATGCGCGGTGAGGGTCTGGACGCGATCGTGATCAACACCTCCGGCTGCGGCACGACCGTTAAGGACTACGGGCACATGTTCCGCGAAGACGCGAAGCTGGCGGAGGACGCGAAGGCCGTGGCGGGGCTGGCCAAGGACATCAGCGAGGTGCTGATCGACCTGATGCCCGAGGATGCGGTGCAGAAAAACGGCGACGGGCTGCGCGTGGCCTATCACGCGGCCTGCTCCCTGCAACACGGCCAGCAGATCAAAACCTACCCCAAGGATCTGCTGAAGCGCGCCGGGTTCAAGGTGTTGGAGCCTGCCGACAGTCACCTCTGCTGCGGCTCTGCGGGCACCTACAACCTGATGCAGCCCGAGATTTCGGGGCAGTTGAAAGAGCGGAAGGTTCAGACGCTGGAGGCCACGCGGCCCGACATCATCTCTGCCGGGAATATCGGGTGCATGATGCAGATCGGCGGTGGCACGGACGTGCCGATCGTCCACACGGTGGAGCTTTTGGACTGGGCCACGGGCGGCCCGCGTCCGCCCGCGCTGGACCGCCACCGGGATGCGCCCGCGGTGCCAATGCTCCGTTAGGCGAACCGCGCACCAATCACACCGCCCCGCGCGTCACATTCTTGCCCCGCTTCCCCGCTACCACGGCCCAAACGGGACGAGAGGTTTACCATGAAGCGTGGGTTTGTTTGGGGCGTTGTCTGTGCCCTGTCTGTTGTGTTCGGGGTCAATGGGGCGCAGGCCCAGGGGCTGCCGCAGGTCCAGATGACGGAGGGGCATGGCGCTTTGCGGGCCGTCAATGGCGGGACCGAGGCGCAGCTTTGGCGCGCCGTCGGGCGGCTTGATACCGGCGCGTCCTTTTGCTCGGCCACCCTGATTCGCGATGATCTGGTGCTGACGGCGGCCCATTGTGTGTTCCATCCCGAGACATCCCGCCCCTTTGAGGCCTCGGATCTGACGTTTCTGGCGGGTCTGCGCAACGGCCATGCCGAGGCGATCCGGGCCGTGCGGCGGATCATGGTTCTGCCAGAGTACCGCCCCGAATCCGGGCCGGATTTCGATATGATCGGGCGCGATATTGCGCTGTTGCAGCTGGCGCTGCCGATCTCCATGACATCTATCGTGCCGATTTCGGTGGCACGCACGCCGTGGCGCGAGGGCCGGGTGACAGTCGTGTCCTACGGGCGCGAGCGGGAGGAATTCGCCTCGATCGAAGAGGGGTGCGAGATTCTGGATCGTCAGGGCACCGTCCGATCGCTGAGTTGCGAGGTCGTGTCCGGGGCGTCGGGCTCGCCGGTGCTGCGGGTCAATCAGGGCCGCGCCGAGGTCGTCGCCGTGATGTCCGCCAGCGCGGAGATGCGCACCGGAGGGGATATCTCGCTGGCCGTGACGCTGGACCGGCATCTGACCACGCTCATGGCCCAGGCCCAGGGGGCCGCGACGGGCAATCTGGGGGGCGTGCGCTCGTTCATCACGCCGGGCGAAGGCGCGCGTGACGATATCGGCGCGCGGTTTATCCGGCCCTGAAACGGCTGCGAAACGGCCCAAAAACGGCGGGGTCTTGAAACCCCGTTTTGCCTTCCCACATCTGTCTGGTCGGTGCCGCCTCGCGGGCTGACGCAATAGCAACCGGGTGCGCGCCTGATCCCCAGGGCGGCCCACAATATCGTTATCGCTCAATGGAGGATGACCCATGCGAACCTATGATTTTTCCCCTCTCTACCGTGCCACCGTCGGCTTTGACCGCGTGGCGGACATGCTGGACCGCGTTTTGACGCAGGATGCCAGCCAGTCAACCTACCCGCCCTACAACATCGAAAAGCTCGACGAGAATTCCTACCGGATTTCTGTCGCCGTGGCCGGGTTCTCGGACGCGGATCTGAATGTTGAGCAGCGCGAGCATCAGCTTGTCGTCTCTGCCAAGCGCGAGAAGGACGAAGACGCCCGCACCTACCTGCACCGTGGCATCGCGACCCGCGTGTTTGAGAAGCGGTTTCAGCTGGCCGACCATGTCCGCGTGACCGGGGCCGTGGCCGAGCACGGGATGCTGCACATCGACCTGATGCGCGAAGTGCCCGAGGCGCTGAAGCCCCGCCGGATCGAGATTGGCAATTCCAACGCCAAGGCGATTGAAGGCGACACCGTCGACGCCTGATCCCATCCGCAGCACTTACGAAGGGGCGATCCATCCGGGTCGCCCTTTTTCGTGGTGCATGCCCCTGTCCCGCCGATGGCCGGGGCGGTGAGAAAAACTGCGCGTGTAGTTACAGAAAAACTACAGGTTCACTACGGGAAAATTATACCTAAAACCACTGCCCCGGCTCCATCAGTCCCAACTCCATCAACTGCATTGACGACCAGTGGAACTGCACCGATTTGTGCCACCGAAAGTCCGGGATGTCGTGGCGGGATCCGGGATTGGTGCGAAGCGCCTTTGCGACGCGAAACGAACAGATCGACGCGCTCAGGGAATGGTGCCAGGGGCAGGTGTAGGTGTTCAGTTCTTCATCGGACAGCGTGTGGTCATCGCGCAAGGCCAGCCCCGGCGCGGCCTGAAACAGGCCCACACGGTCGATCCGGCGTTTGGGCGTGGCGACGTGTTCTTCAAACCGCCACCGCAGTCCGCCATAGAAGTTCAACTGGCGCTCCATCACCTCTTTGGCCTCACCCCCGCCGCGACGGGTTTCGGCGTAGTAGCCGGAGCTGTCGAGCAGCGCGCCATCCAGGTCGACGGCATTGGGATGGGCGGCCAGATCGCCAGCATAAAGATCGACCACATAGGTCAGGACCGAGGCGCGCCGCTCCTCCA from Jannaschia sp. CCS1 includes:
- a CDS encoding DUF6434 domain-containing protein, coding for MPRQMRPDIADIRTGADLRQWYWRKDELVAHARTLGLKRSGAKFTILDRIAHFLDTGARDLPEAPAPKPTSDFDWHSAKLTPDTILTDSYKNTQNVRRFFKAQLGPRFAFSIPLMAWLKENSGKTLSDACAVWRDLQAERRRPGWQSDIKGHNQFNQYTRDFLAAHPDLGMDDVRRVWARKIQQPSPDGRHIYEPSDLDL
- a CDS encoding CopD family protein, with protein sequence MEWVKVLHLLCVLGWMTGIFAAPRAIIFWKREWAAQGTFGPTGDLTIRIYRFSLGLGVIAILSGLYLAHLWGWPAWTHAKITVVALLAAHYGWTGRLVLRARKGIFTESDRWLRVYNEISVLGAIGVLILVVYKPF
- a CDS encoding FAD-linked oxidase C-terminal domain-containing protein; amino-acid sequence: MQMPTPDARVLARKARIVERLLTVLPKTAVIHEDAETKAYECDALTAYRCPPLAAILPSSTEEVAAALKICHEEGVPVVPRGAGTSLAGGSLPTADSVILGVARMNQVLETDYENRVIRVQSGRTNLSVTGAVEAEEFFYAPDPSSQLACAIAGNIAMNSGGAHCLKYGVTTNNLLGVKLVTMEGDVLEIGGAHLDSGNYDLLGLICGSEGQLGVVTEATLRILRKPEGARPVLIGFDSNEVAGACVSDIIKAGVLPVAIEFMDRPILEIAENHAKAGYPDCEAVLIVEVEGSPSEIDAQLGLIKQIARSHNPVDLREAETAEEAARIWLGRKSAFGAVGQVADYMCLDGTIPVGELPRVLTGIKEIGDKYGLKVGNVFHAGDGNMHPLIMFDANKPGDLELCEACGADILRLCVEVGGCLTGEHGVGVEKRDLMGAQFTDADMEAQMRVKDVFDPAWLLNPAKVFPLETSQGRRERNFAA
- a CDS encoding FAD-binding protein; this translates as MLSPASEAELAGLVKGAQGPLRVVGGGTRSIGGVGPGEVLSLSDMVGIEMYDPGAMTLVAKAGTPLEDIEAALAAENQMLAFEPADMRALLGRDGASTIGGVVAANAAGPRRLQAGACRDALLGVRFVDGRGEILKNGGRVMKNVTGYDLVKLMAGSYGTLGVISEVALRVLPKLNGATLTVRGGDALAIMTEAMMSPFDVSGAAAVPGEGTFLRLEGLEVSVQYRVEQLSALLGKMGVVEVISDPDASAALWTRLRDVTDFADGTSAVWRVSMKPSDLMTRRVPDLGGDLDVQYDWAGGLAWMRMADGAEDAQIVERHGAIQAAVTANGGGHATLFKAPDAVHAHVCAFQPEPPGVAALSKGLRVQFDPRGILNPGLMGA
- the glcF gene encoding glycolate oxidase subunit GlcF codes for the protein MQTTFTPEQLKDPATARSNEILRTCVHCGFCTATCPTYQVLGDELDSPRGRIYLIKDMMENDRPADEKTVKHIDRCLSCLACMTTCPSGVHYMHLVDHAREYIEQTYKRPWFERVLRWTLARILPYPTRFRLALLGAKIGRPFARLMPDARLRAMLDMAPDYIPPVSRNDDPQTFPVSGPAAQKKMRVALMTGCAQKALNTDINDATIRILTRLGAEVVVAEGAGCCGALTHHMGKTSESHGTAAKNIRAWANEMRGEGLDAIVINTSGCGTTVKDYGHMFREDAKLAEDAKAVAGLAKDISEVLIDLMPEDAVQKNGDGLRVAYHAACSLQHGQQIKTYPKDLLKRAGFKVLEPADSHLCCGSAGTYNLMQPEISGQLKERKVQTLEATRPDIISAGNIGCMMQIGGGTDVPIVHTVELLDWATGGPRPPALDRHRDAPAVPMLR
- a CDS encoding trypsin-like serine peptidase; this encodes MKRGFVWGVVCALSVVFGVNGAQAQGLPQVQMTEGHGALRAVNGGTEAQLWRAVGRLDTGASFCSATLIRDDLVLTAAHCVFHPETSRPFEASDLTFLAGLRNGHAEAIRAVRRIMVLPEYRPESGPDFDMIGRDIALLQLALPISMTSIVPISVARTPWREGRVTVVSYGREREEFASIEEGCEILDRQGTVRSLSCEVVSGASGSPVLRVNQGRAEVVAVMSASAEMRTGGDISLAVTLDRHLTTLMAQAQGAATGNLGGVRSFITPGEGARDDIGARFIRP
- a CDS encoding Hsp20 family protein → MRTYDFSPLYRATVGFDRVADMLDRVLTQDASQSTYPPYNIEKLDENSYRISVAVAGFSDADLNVEQREHQLVVSAKREKDEDARTYLHRGIATRVFEKRFQLADHVRVTGAVAEHGMLHIDLMREVPEALKPRRIEIGNSNAKAIEGDTVDA